Part of the Candoia aspera isolate rCanAsp1 chromosome 1, rCanAsp1.hap2, whole genome shotgun sequence genome, GACCCATCCTCCTCCAGCTATGAAACATACAACCCCCTTCATGGACATATGTAACTCTGGCTAtgtggaaggggtttgccattaccttctcccaggattcccaccccacccccacctccatttTCCAGTCAAGCCCAAACAGTTAGAATTTCCTGATAGTATCCCCTATgaatactaaccagatctgatcctATCTAGCTTCAAAGATAAACCAAGGTCAGGTACTGcctccagatactgctgaactagatgtatttatttatcaaacttttatcactgcccatctcccccacacgggggaccctggggagttcacaataaaaacaattaaaattccataaaatcataaatacagccattcatcaatcagaataaaatgcaataaaatccaagccgtggcggatctaattcaaaccataagggcataaaactggttcccgcagaactagggaatcagccAGCCCCTAGCAGCTCCAGCTAGGATGCTTAAAGTCAGCCTTCTGAGAGTTGTAGCTCAGCAACACTTGGAGGGCCAGACACTCCCTGCTTCACTGTTCACCTTATTTGGCTGGGGGTGATTCATTTTGTCTAGCATTTGGGGGAGGTGTCTGAGGGAACCACATGGTACCATTCAGAAAGCCCATATGagaatcttttatttttcattctgtttattttgcctcttccttccctttatttattttaatgttatggTGTATATTTATTGTCACATCTGGTTATTTCAATAAATCCCAGGAAAAGTTCATGTCTGGTTTCTAACATAAAGGAGCTGAGACGGGAAGGGGATTCATATGAGTTACCCCCATAAGGGATTAACTCACTCAGCACTATTCTCTTCCTCCACCTTCACTCCTGGAGcatttaaatgaagaaaatgtgCAAGTAGGCACACACGTGAACAAATAAAATGATCCTTGACAGATTGGGGAAATGTTTAACTTGGCGCATAGCAATGAAGAGGGTGGGTAGCGTGGGAAGAAAAACATGGGcccatttctctccccctccccagaaTCCATTCCTTCCCTGGGCTGAGAAATAAATTCAGACGCTTGCTGTAAAGACCCTTCAGTGTCTCTTGTTGACCTGACAGGGGTTGGAGGTTTTAGGTTGGTCTTTTCCATGGACAGATCTTCTCCACCTGTACTTTTGAAAATTAGATAGATTTCAGCTCCCAAGTTACCCTCCCTATgtgtttttcaaagccatcttttGAACCCAAGAGCTTTCCCCATGCTGTGTTGAGACATTCTACACATGCTCAAAAGTACAATTTTAATGCAATTTCACAATTGGCCTTCATGAGTTTTTTGGGAGAACAGTGGATTAAACTTATTTTACAGCAGGCACCGAATGTGTGATCTGGATATCTCTGAGCATGTTCAGAAGGTCTTGCCTTTATAGATAAGAAGCAACAAGGGCCACACTCCTGGGAGGCGGTGAGGGTCCCTATCAGGAAGAACAGAGGTTGGGCCCCCAAAGCTTGTCCAAACAGCAACTGTCTCCAATTGATCAGAAAAACGGGGGAAGAAAATTGGGAAGGAGAAAATGGGTTCCTCAGCTGGCCGTTTCAGGCGTTCCCAGACAGGGCAGCCAGAGAGGGAATCCCTTTGGGTAAGCGGCCGGGGTGACGGAGCCGGCCTGCTCTTAGGGCACTGTAAAGCAGCCTCTGCCCatccatttctcttctcttctcttccagacGACTCTTCCTGGGAGGCCGGGCAGCGATACCTCTTCGACATCTCTACCCTGGCGGAGGCGGACGAAGTCGTGGGGGCCGAATTGCGGATCCTGCGGAAAGCCGCCGAAAACAGGAGCTTGGCTTCCTCCCCGGAAGGGCTGCTCCACCGCCTGCTGCTCTCCACTTGCCCCGACCAGGCAGAAGGCCGGGAGCCGGGCCTTTTGGACTCCCGAGCCGGGGATCTTCTGGGCTCCGGCGAGGCCGCTGCGCCCCAGTGGGAGGTCTTTGACGTCTGGGCAGCCGTGAGGCCCTGGGCCGAGCAAGCGGGCCGCCCCCAGCGCCCGCCCGCGCTCTGCTTCTGGCTGAGGGTCGTCTCGGGCCAGTCTGGGAAGCTGCTGCCCCCCCGGCAGCTGGGCTTCGGCAGGGAGCAGCCCTCGCAGCCCCACGAGAGGGCCCTGCTGGTGGTGTTCTCTCGCACcaagcggaaagacaacctgttCAAGGAGATCCGCGAGAAGATTCGGACTCTGAGCGGCGGGGCCGAGCTCCTGCTGGGGTCCCACGGGTCAGGCCAAGGCTCTCTGGCCAAAcagaagcggcggcggcggcggacggCGCTGGCGGGCCGGGCCGCGGGCGGGCGAGGCCAGAGCAAAAAGGTGAAGAGCCGGTGCAGCCGCAAGGCGCTGCACGTCAACTTCAAGGAGCTGGGCTGGGATGACTGGATAATCGCGCCCCTGGATTACGAGGCGTATCACTGCGACGGCGTGTGCGACTTCCCGCTGCGCTCCCACTTGGAGCCGACCAACCACGCCATCATTCAGACGCTCATGAACTCCATGGACCCCGAATCCACCCCGCCCAGCTGCTGCGTGCCTTCCAAACTCAGCCCCATCAGCATCCTGTACATCGACTCCGGCAACAACGTGGTTTACAAACAGTACGAGGACATGGTGGTGGAGACGTGCGGCTGCAGGTAACGGCGGCGACGCGGGAGCCCCGTCTTCTTCCCGCTCCGGCCTAGCCCTCCGGGCGCGCTTCCCGCGGAGCGGAGCAGGCGCGCCTCGCCCTGGCAGCTTCGGAAGCCCACCAGACTTACGGCTAGGCCTGCGGGGCGCCGCGCCCTTTCTGCAGATCTCCGGCAGGAAAAGGCGAGGATTGGCTTCAGCAGTTCCTAGTGGAGGCGCTACTGACTTACTCAGGCCTGAGTGATGGGGCTTGCTGCATCCCTCACTCCGACGGCTTCCGAGGTTTGGGTAAAAATGCCACCAAACGGGCACTTTAAAGAAACGGGAGAAGAAAAAGCAGGGGGATGTTCTCTTGGAATCTAGTCTCCAGAAGACCTCGGTGACCGCTTGCCTTTTCGCCTGCCCTGGAGGTTAGCTGAGGCAGATGACTTGTGGCAAACTTCTTTCTGGTAGTTTTCCAGCTTCTGATCTTTGGTGAACCAGTAGCAACATATATCTGTCTGTGTGatgcacacacataaacacagtaTCTACATATACACACATCCTATACTTTCCTCGTGATTCCGGAGCATATTCTGAAAGCCCACAATCCGCACAAGTCACTGGTCAGGCTGGTGAGACTCACTGGTTCCCTGGGCACATTGTCAGCCACTGGGGACATTCCCTGAAATTCACCAAGAGACTCCCTATTGAGTGGAAGACTGGGAATGATGGATCAGCTGTGCTTCAAGGGGTGGGGTCCCACAGGATATGGTTTTGCAAACCACTTCCTGACCCTTTCATTTCCAATGCCCTCCATTGCTCCCTCTTGATGATCCCACTTTTACTAATCTTGCCATCTTCCTTTCCAAAGACAGCTTATTAGGACCATGCAGTGATTTCGTTTCCTTTCCAAGAAGGTGCTGCAGAAGCATGAAAGTAGAACCTATCTGCAGCTCTTGAAAGAGTTTGTGTCATTTCCTGGAATGGAATGTCTCCCAATATACTCCAAAGCACTCTTCCTTTAGTGCCGTGttaaagaaatacatttcacTTACCCACCAGCAAATCCTCAGCATTTTTATTAAGAAGTAAGAGAGACTGGCCCTGTTCTCACCACCCTCTTAATTAGGTTGGAGTGGGGTTCTTGTGGAAACACCATCAAGGTGTTAAGTAACACCTTGTTGGTGTTACCTGCCCCTGCCCCggaattaaatttttatttaaagtttaaacTGTATGAAAAGTGGGCTATTTCAACTTGGaaagcattttttccttttcagattaGTTGGGGGTgtggttgtgtatgtgtgtttacaAGCACGCACATATACATAGCACATCCTGATAAAAATTGTGCGGGGTCTGGCTTTGGTCCACAAATTGTCAGTTGCTCATTCCTGCTTTTAGTCTTGGCACACATTGCCGTTTCTCCATGCagatgaataatgaataaatgttGACCaggtatttaataataataaccaccactttggattgaATATCAAAAGACATGTTTCCCACCCCCACAAAATTTTGCTGACAAAATTATATACTAACTTGCACAATGCTACTTCTTGTGACTGCTGGAATATTAtgcagagggagggaagaagagtgtGCTTGCTGCTAGAACAACTTAGTGAGGTGTAGATTAAGGTGatgtccttcagatgttttgaatGTTTACTCCCATCAGCTCCagacagcatggccaatggcaagggATTGTCAGAGCtttaatccaaaacatctgaagagcaTCGAATTGTCTACTCCTGATGTTCTGCTTGCAGCTTCCCCTTTTTGCCTGCTGTGTCCTTGTCAGGGCTGTCTTTATCTTCATAGAGCATCTCCAGGAACAGAGAGTAAATAAGTCACCTGAATTCATTTCAGAGAAAGTTAAGTGATGTGCTCAGGGAAACATCATGGCAGAGCTAAATGGTGTTCAAAGTCTGCTAGCGACCTCAAGTATTGATATCAAGGTTGTCCTCAGTTTGCTTAGCTTAAATCCAGGGATTTGTTTTTGACTATGCAATGGAATATGTTAGCCAATGACTCTGAACTACAGACTTATTCAGGTATTACAGAAATGACTAAATCAACATGAGATGGTAACAAAATAGCACTGCTCCTAACATTCTACCTACAGTTATAGGTGcatagtccttggtgctctctgaacttggttgattgcagacgtttcattacctgactaggtaacatcatcagtgcacgaGTGGAACCGGCTTTCCCTTGAATGTTGTGAACAACCACTCCCAGCATGTTTCACCATTGGCCAGGGGCTACTGGGAGCTGTAACTCTCTTCCAGCATCTGCTCCCCATTGCTGGTGAAGGTAAAACTGAATTAGAAGGCATGTGCCATATTGTCTGGCTGTTACACTCTTTTCCCTTGCCTTTAGTGGTTAACAGCATCTACTATATCACAAAAAGTCatgccattttttcttttaacaaccCAGCATGTTCTTTGATTGGTATGCTCAGCTGCCAATCTTAAGTAAAATAGCTGTTGTTCTTATTCACCATTTACTCAAGAGGCAGAAAACAAACACTGAACTTGCTAGATCGGGCTCTCCTCGTTGTGCTGGGCATTTGGAGGCTTTCAGTGGGCAAATCCACTCAGGCTGAAGTGGCCTAGAGATGCCATCTCAGTTGTAGCCTCTCTTTCCATTGGCAGGAGCATTCTGAAGCACAGAGGGAGGTCGAATTGCTTGTTTGTTCAACTTCTGCTTCCGATTATGATCTTTTCCTGCCAATTCGGTGTCTTGGTGATTGAAGGCTTGTTAATAACACACTGCCAGGGAAGGTTACAAGAGGAGAGAAATGTGTTGCAAGTCCTTCAGCTGGACAGCTTGCTCATTTCTTTGGGGTTTCAGAGTGCAgcccagtaaaaaaaaagaatacagaatGCCCATGTCCTGAATAGATCAGAAGATCATAGTATTCCATAGATTCAGGACAAATTGGAAACTTCTGTGCatcttttatatttgtatttaatacTCTGAATGCTATAAACAATCCATTTTcatcccccactttttttttaaagaacagatcACCTGAAACCACAGCTGGAACCCTTTTTGCCTCATATTGCTGGTAGAAAATTAAGTGGTTCATCATGTTTGCGCTACAGCTGCATTGGCAGAATTCTGGGAAGACTCTGTTCTAGCAGGAGAGAATATAGTGTAGATTTAGTTGGTTTTCAGCATGGAGGTGTTAAATTCAGCAGGTGGTGCTTTCTCCATTCTTGCATCTCCCTTTCACAGGGAAAGTAATAGCTCCTTATAGCCCATATGCATTTTAGAGACAAAGGACAGCACCTCCCAAATTTATCTAGTCAGGGATATTTGAGGATTTAATTGAGGTGTGAACTAAATGGAAATTAGACTGGGAAAGTATTGAAGTAGACCTTGGCAGGTCCAGGTGATGCTTTCAGTTAGACATATGAATATAAGCCTCTGCTGTCCTTGAGCTGCCTGCTTGAGCAATTGGGGACATGCTCTGGCTGGACTGTAGCCAACTAAAGCCGAATCTGGACTGATATGTAGATGTTCCTACACTCAGTTCATTGTTCTCTCTGACGCTTTACGGTTAAAAATATTGCACCGAGCTTAATGCTGCTCGtatattgcattttaaaagcttttatcaGAATATTATTGACAGGAATGTGCTGTAAGTGAGAAATAGGTAGATGGGTTAGAAAATGTAAGGCCCCATTGCCTACCTAAAAAGGGAGGTTACTCACTAGATGGCCTTTTGATACTTTTGTACTAGTTTTTTTCATTAGAGTTTAGAGTAAAATAACAGTGGCTTAAGGAAATACAGGAtacttccctttccctttctctttccgtTAAATCCTTTTGCATGGATGTTTGCTCTAATCGTTCACAACCTCTAACTGAACTAGAAATGGTGACAcatttcattaataaatacaCTTCCAGTTTGCACATTTTTAGGAATTTGAGGTTGGACACTTCGTGTTACTGCCTTTCATCTCTCTCCCACTCTTTATCATCATCTCTGTGTGACAGAATATAAAATGCATCAGAATTAGGCTCCTATTTTAGCAAAACATTCATTGTAAATATATGGGAGGATACCTGACACTGATCTGAAAATCAGTCGCATCAGGCTTTACGGTTCAGTGTCTTTTATACTTGTCTGAAATAATTCAGTCTGATAGGGTACAgtgttcttttttcaaaaaagctgGATTGTaccccatcccccccccccaaaatgtcaTCCTTGAAGAAATTTTCATTCTCTAGCTATAAAATGGAACCCTGGCTTGGCACACTTACCAGACTAATAACATTGGGACAAATCTCCTTCTGCTCAGACATAAAGctacatgtactgtacatataaaaCACAGCAGGAGAGGCTCTGGAATCAGTATTTAATTAGGGAGATGGTACAGGGGAGGATAGGACAAATGCAGCTGAGATAAAATGTGGTGTGAAGGTCAATTTgaaggagatttaaaaaaaaatgatagaaaaaacaaaacctcttaaCATAATTTTCTGTTTTGGAGAACCACAATGGAAGAGCAACAATTCTGGGTTTTGCCATAAAAGATAAAGCTGTTGTAAATGAAAGTCTGCTTTTGATGAGTGGTGGGATCTGTAATGACGTGGAAAAACAAGGAACTCATTGAATTTGTATCAGTATACTTCATCCACAAAACTTTGCTTCCTATTCAGAAAATGTTTACATAAAGCTGCTTGATACGGGCATGTATAATATACATGCATATTTATTATTTCCCTTCACCTATGGAAAGCAAGATATGTATTTTACACTATGGTCTTTATGTGATTTGTTTTGAAAGCAAGCCCAGCTATGCTTAACTTCTGTTAATTGCAACAATTTACATTGACAGGAGATCCTAAAGAGAGGGTGCTGTGTGCTTTCTGAATGCCGTTCAGAAGGATGGCTGTTTGAATCCAGCTCCCATTCACTTTCAAAAGGATGAGCCAATAATCGGGTATTATAGGAGCCATGGGCCAACAGCATCTTCAGGTCCAGAAATTCCCTGCCCCAGTTCTAGGGTGATGATGACTAATGGTCTACCCATCCAATAAACTTAGTCAtcctgaaccacaaactaaccaaCCACATTTTAATCTAGCATATTGTGCGTACTCAGCCcctgtggttagtttatgatttggCATAGCAGTGTGAACCCCAGCATCGGATTAAttccataaactatggttaaccATAATTTGGTTAGTTCAATTAATTGTGGAGGGTAAAGCTTGGTGTTATAAGTAAACCAGGCAAAGTTCCCCCTTTGGTATCTGCAAGAGCCCCAAAAATGACCAGATTGTAGCATGCCTGTGACATAATACTGCCTCTGCTATGTTAAATGCAACCATCTAAAGGGCAGATTTAAAGACACATTCTCCAGCCAGATGCAGTAGAGACCCATGGATGCACAAAGACTGATATCTGCACCTTCCCCTGCTCTCTTCTCCCCCAACATTCACATTGGTTGGAATCCATCATAATTTTATTGACTTTCAGGAGATACGCCTGATTTACTGTGGGATTGGACTCAGGTCCCGTGAAGGTAACTTATCTCGAAATATGGCCAGAGGGAAGCGGGTGAAAATATCTAGAATTAAAAATAGTGTTgcacattttgacattttttacATTGTTGGGTTGCAAATAGTTGAATTAACTTTGGTCAGACCTCAGGAATGCCCACACAGTTCACGGCTTTTGGTCTTCGCCTGCTTTTCTCATCGATATTTTCTCTTACATCAGCTTAGATGTTGATGGTTCCTTTCTGCACTTTGTGCAGCCTCCCTTTCCTTGAATAGCTGCAGAAAGAGCTAAATATATGTGGAAATCAAGCCATTGGTAATTATTCTCTAAAATACAGGATTAGGAACACCCAAGCTGTTAACATCAGATCCAAAAACTCTGGCTGCTCTGAAgctgtttatgtatgtatttccTTTCCTCATTAACAAGAAACTGGATTtcgttttttctttcttccccaggAAACCAGCTGCTTCTTCCTTACTCCATATTCTGAACAACCCTGAGAAAAATGTTGGAACATACTTATCTCCCTGGCTAAGTGAATGCAATTGCTTTCTCCTTATACTAAAAATATCTGCAGTTTTACCCAAAAACCAAGGCAACATGCTTCCAATTCTACATCTTAATTTATAAGGTTACTTCTCTCTTGTGTCAGAACCCCCAGATAATTTTCTTggtctttctctttttcactttGTAGAACTTTTATTTACGGTGTTACATATATCCCTGTATATAAAAATAGATGCCTATTTTGGGGTGATTAAACTGTTACGTGGGTCTGAATGTGTGAAATGTTCTATGGAAGATAGCTCTGTAAGCAAGGGTGTAAATGCATTGTATGTATTCTAAAATTTAAATAGATTGTACATAGTGGATTGTAAATCAGTTGTAAACaagcaatatatattttcttgaatATATTATATAGTGGTATATATTTGTTAAATAAGCAATTCTGTATACTCTTAATTAaccatttaaatattttgtacagataagtttattaaatattttattgatatgtgcttctctgcatttttctttagaaacttttttttttaatattggaagTTGGGATCTTCAACTAGGAATATTTCTATTATTAGTTGGAggtttttgcaagaaaaatccAACTCTATGTCAATTTATTCAGCACTTTTTCCCACAAGTGCTTTATTGCCGTCACTGGATTTTTCCTCCCTAAAACCTTGTGCATTAGGATACGCTTTTCTTACTTGGCATCTAAGGGACAGAGACAAGGAAAGTATCACCCAGGTGAAGTAGTGACAAAGATGTTTCGCTCTTTCAGGAATTCAACTTCTAAACCAGCCAGTTGTACAGGAAAGATAGATGTACAGTGGTTGtcaggaaatgtatttattcaataGATGCCTTCAGGACACAAAGGCAGTATATGGAGCATTTCCttccattcccccctccccccactcactttgtgaggcaagttgggctgagagatggaCTTCAACTTGTTCTTTCTAGACCTAGTCCAAAACCTGAACCCTTACCTCACACTTTTAACCCCACCTTTCAGGCCCCCATTTCACAGCACATATCACtacgtttttgtttttttgctttcagGTCTGTGTTTGACCCCTGGCatctgcttggactagtccctgcagttttcttggcaggtttttcagaagtggtttgcccttgcctccttcccagggctgagaaagagggaccggcccaaagtcagccagccagctttgtgcccaaggtgggactagaactcacggattcccagtttctagccttgtgccttaaccactgcaccaaactggctctctgccatGTCACATTATGTCCAAATATAGCATATCAACTTCTGCATCCCCACTTAAGCATGCCTGTTGCATGTTGGGACTTGGGGAAGAAGCTGCTGTGAGTGCTTCTAGATCATCACGCTTCTAGACCAGCATTTTAGAAGATTGAAATAGAATGGATATCTCTGGGTAATGATGATGGAGAACGGTATTTCTTTTAGGATGGCCCAATCCTAATCCAGCTCTGTGTAGAGGCAAATACTTTTGATCGCTTTTGCCTAAACAAGTGCCTATGATTGAAATAGGATTTGCTTCCAAGTTAAGTTTGCTTGAGAATATTTCATAGTTTTTAAGTTTAGGGATTGTATTACAGCAGAAGTGAGTCCCGCTATGTTTACTGGGGTCCGTGACCTAATAAAGTGATTTCAAGATCCCAGTGTGAACATGCATTAAATCCTCTGTAACTTAATTACATAGTTCAAGGCTTTAAAAAACTTACAAAAAATCTGATTGCTTCAATTTGGTCCTTATTTTGGATTCATTCCTGGATTCCAAAGAATTATAGATCCTCTCAGTTAAATGTATTTTGGACAACTAATTGAAATTAGTATTTCAGATTTTATTGCTATATTCATTCCCATAGTCAAACATTTTATTGCCTTAAAGGAGCAGCCAAAATGCCATTTCCACCCTTCTGCATTTTGGATACTAAAGCTGACAGAACTGATAACTGAATCTTATTTCCACATCAAAAGATAGCAGTGCACCAGCATGCATTACAGAATAGTGGTTTGTATGCTTGATGGACGCTGGATTGTGTAGCTGAGAAGGACTGCCTTTCTGCCTGCTCCATTGAGTATGGTTTTTCTCCACTGGCACTTACCTGTGTCAGAATGGGCTGGTGCTTGGACCAACCATTGCATAAGATAATGTCCATTCAACAGGTGGTAAGTCAGCTCTGGGGGTCCTCTGATTAAATGGGATCCTGGCCTTCTGCCTCCAGGTTCTATCAGGCTTCCAATGAGTAAGCATCACCTTCCTTACCACAGCAACTGTATGCTGAGGGAAGATAATAAGGTAGGGGAGGAGGTTTCCACTATCTGAGGTAATcacctgtagagagtaaggaagatgatcttgatggagatacaCAAGCACCATTGCCAGGGCCACGAGGGGTAAAACATATCTTAAGGACACAATAGGCAGATAATATTgggaagaggctcagacagacacctccctaattcacctaagtataagaagggggaggagggacagcacaatcagacttgcaagatcctgttaatacAGCCAATTTCAATAactagttttagccttcctgtggagttgatttcttggtctggtctacctattaGGGCTGACATCACCTTGCTTGCCTAAGTATAAGGCCCATCTAGAAACAGCTGCTCCTACACCAGGCAATTTAGGCCAAGCTGTGTGCCACCATTCTTCCAAACTGCCTATATCCCACATTAGATTTCTATTTCAAACTTCTGTAAGGACATTCCTGTTATGGCAGCTGTCTCTATCCTCTTTCCTGGTATGTCCAAGTCTTGTTAGAAACCAGTCTCCTGGCTCATTTATTAGAATGAAATCAATGAAGAGGGTAACAAAATGAAAGAAGGACACCACCATAGATCCCCTTCTCCAAGTGTATGGGCAGCATTTTAGTATTTATTTCATCTTCACTGGGCTATGGAAGagcgttaagacctggctctgccaactagcttggggattcAATAGTgttaggcagccctgggggtggttggtggcttgaagaagctctctccgccttttaatttttctcttaactttcttgtatttcttgtacttttataatggtttttatgaccttttatttgtaagccgcccagagtcactttcatagtgagatgggcggtgtataaatttaataaagtaaaTCTTCAGTCTGCTGCCAGTGTTTTTTATAACATACAATATGGAAAGGCCCCCTCCTCTCTCCCCGTCAAGGATAGAATAAAATATCTCAGTGTCTGAAGAAGAAAATCCAAATGGTGATGAAATGACTAGGAAGAACCAAATACACA contains:
- the GDF7 gene encoding growth/differentiation factor 7, with the translated sequence MELRAAAALCLCCFWSACRLRHGQLDAAAVRPLAAASDAAVVAAPGLGKSKPGERLSGDGGVFGNGNGTVAPHDYMVALYHRLAGGQEPPRPEGETGGVPGSLANTVTGFADQARAQPRDDSSWEAGQRYLFDISTLAEADEVVGAELRILRKAAENRSLASSPEGLLHRLLLSTCPDQAEGREPGLLDSRAGDLLGSGEAAAPQWEVFDVWAAVRPWAEQAGRPQRPPALCFWLRVVSGQSGKLLPPRQLGFGREQPSQPHERALLVVFSRTKRKDNLFKEIREKIRTLSGGAELLLGSHGSGQGSLAKQKRRRRRTALAGRAAGGRGQSKKVKSRCSRKALHVNFKELGWDDWIIAPLDYEAYHCDGVCDFPLRSHLEPTNHAIIQTLMNSMDPESTPPSCCVPSKLSPISILYIDSGNNVVYKQYEDMVVETCGCR